From a region of the Colias croceus chromosome 30, ilColCroc2.1 genome:
- the LOC123704549 gene encoding uncharacterized protein LOC123704549 — translation MFHSSVRRNISSRLLAYETRSVSQISTYLHPALRTGFRQPENMLSAKELVRRELSQNIKDSDSCVPSTLEQASTTSSEDVTPQKKPGLLDFIKQRRPFINSTASAVNILRMYMETDPQSEEAEITKAAKSAGAFWSSNKHLAPLNTIALKYLAIPATSVPSERMFSKSGYVLSSRRSRLQADAVDQICFLNQNHDLCDTL, via the coding sequence atgtttcactcatcAGTGAGGCGAAACATAAGTAGCAGACTCCTGGCATATGAGACAAGAAGTGTATCTcaaatatctacatatttacatCCAGCGTTAAGAACTGGTTTTCGTCAACCGGAAAACATGCTGTCGGCGAAAGAGTTAGTCAGAAGAGAATTGTCTCAAAACATAAAAGATTCCGACAGCTGTGTGCCATCAACTTTGGAGCAAGCAAGTACAACTTCGAGTGAAGATGTAACACCACAGAAAAAACCTGGACTGCTGgactttataaaacaaagaagaCCCTTTATAAATTCAACTGCTTCTGCTGTTAATATATTACGTATGTATATGGAGACAGATCCTCAAAGCGAAGAAGCCGAGATCACAAAAGCAGCTAAAAGTGCGGGAGCTTTTTGGTCCAGCAACAAACACTTAGCGCCGTTAAATACAATAGCGCTAAAGTATTTGGCCATACCAGCGACATCGGTACCTTCGGAGAGGATGTTCTCCAAATCAGGATATGTATTGTCTTCTCGAAGGAGCAGGCTACAAGCAGATGCTGTGGaccaaatttgttttttaaatcagAACCACGATTTGTGTGACACTTTGTGA